GAACTTTCTCGCGGAATTTATCAAGAAGTGCATTTGTTTTCTCGTGTGAGGTTCCGCGCTTCATCGCTTTCAGAATATCTGAATTGATGTGCTGCAGTGGGATATCAATATAATTACAAACCTTGGGTTCGTTTTTAATGATTTCCAAAACGTCCTCCGGAAAACCCGTTGGGAATGCGTAATGCAGACGGATCCATTCGATACCGTCCACTTTCACGAGACGTAAAAGCAAATCTCCTAACGCGCGTTTTTTATAAAGATCAAGACCGTAATAGGTAAGATCCTGTGCAATTAAAATAAGTTCCTTAACCCCTTTCTTTGCGAGTTTTTCGGCTTCGATCACCAAATTTTCGATCGGTGTTGAAATGTTTTTCCCGCGCATTAAAGGTATTGCGCAGAAAGAACATGGCCGGTCGCAGCCTTCAGCAATCTTCAAGTACGCAAAATGCTTCGGCGTAGTGGTCATCCGTTCGCCAATAAGTTCATGCTTATAATCTGCGCCTAACTGCTTAAGTAAAATCGGAAGGTCTCTCGTTCCAAAATACTGGTCCACATCCGGAATTTCACGAATCAGATCCGGTTTGTAACGTTCCGAAAGACAGCCTGTAACAAAAACCTTTTCAACTTCACCGCGGTTTTTGGCTTCAACAAAATCGAGGATGGTATTGATTGATTCTTCCTTTGCATTATCGATAAA
This window of the Flavobacteriaceae bacterium 3519-10 genome carries:
- a CDS encoding possible 2-methylthioadenine synthetase; the protein is MRTKSVGKKQINIVTLGCSKNVYDSEVLMGQLQANGKKVVHEDRGDIVVINTCGFIDNAKEESINTILDFVEAKNRGEVEKVFVTGCLSERYKPDLIREIPDVDQYFGTRDLPILLKQLGADYKHELIGERMTTTPKHFAYLKIAEGCDRPCSFCAIPLMRGKNISTPIENLVIEAEKLAKKGVKELILIAQDLTYYGLDLYKKRALGDLLLRLVKVDGIEWIRLHYAFPTGFPEDVLEIIKNEPKVCNYIDIPLQHINSDILKAMKRGTSHEKTNALLDKFREKVPNMAIRTTLIVGFPGETEERFQEMKEWVRTQRFDRLGCFTYSHEENTTAFVLEDNVQQEVKEARVEEIMELQSQISWEKNQEKIGKTFRCIFDRKEGNYFVGRTEFDSPDVDNTVLVSAENTYLAIGTFENIRITSAEEFDLYGEVVTNNEFLG